From a single Brassica oleracea var. oleracea cultivar TO1000 chromosome C5, BOL, whole genome shotgun sequence genomic region:
- the LOC106344467 gene encoding uncharacterized protein LOC106344467 produces the protein MEAENDEATKGHDNTFSLHSILFIVQVSAGLAFAGYCGYPAIVNVLEGFILWFDWFRLVLRNLFFIFIILNALIGSIYFTFLKATEKKKPSLRDEYITAVPSDVRSSPEQSFSPMEVGHYNNSCYQESVQPFQAVNTVEESSRYERVVMETNSKSYKRMISSEKKMKKTRSSTVECHQRMESERVMKTASCRSSRDMMDELSSEEFRMKIETFIMETKMMYHWQNGVVDHRQNGGPQLQYGDADQCQHGVPQLQNGVPYHWKYGFPQFQNGGVHQWQNGFPQLQNGGVHHWQNGYPQLQGQPDYDGTGRRLVGGPGCTSSHGPHLAILD, from the coding sequence ATGGAGGCAGAGAACGATGAGGCCACTAAGGGACATGACAATACGTTTAGCTTACATAGTATTTTATTCATCGTCCAAGTCTCAGCCGGCCTAGCCTTCGCCGGTTACTGCGGTTACCCGGCGATTGTAAATGTACTTGAAGGATTCATACTTTGGTTCGATTGGTTCCGTTTGGTTCTAAGAAACCTTTTCTTCATTTTCATCATCCTTAACGCTCTCATCGGCTCCATATACTTTACTTTCCTCAAAGCCACCGAGAAAAAGAAACCGAGTCTCCGTGATGAATATATCACCGCCGTACCATCCGACGTCCGTTCTTCGCCGGAGCAGTCTTTTTCCCCGATGGAGGTTGGACATTATAATAACTCTTGTTACCAGGAGAGTGTGCAGCCGTTTCAAGCGGTTAATACGGTTGAGGAGAGTAGCCGTTATGAACGTGTGGTGATGGAGACGAACTCCAAGAGTTACAAGAGGATGATAAGCTCGGAGAAGAAGATGAAGAAGACGAGGTCGTCGACGGTGGAGTGTCATCAAAGGATGGAATCGGAGAGAGTGATGAAAACGGCGTCGTGCAGGTCGTCGCGGGACATGATGGATGAGTTGAGCAGCGAGGAGTTTCGTATGAAGATTGAGACTTTTATCATGGAGACGAAGATGATGTATCACTGGCAAAACGGCGTCGTTGATCACCGGCAAAACGGTGGCCCTCAGCTGCAATACGGCGACGCTGACCAGTGTCAACACGGTGTTCCTCAGTTGCAAAACGGCGTCCCTTATCACTGGAAATACGGTTTCCCTCAGTTTCAAAACGGCGGCGTTCACCAGTGGCAAAACGGTTTCCCTCAGTTGCAAAACGGAGGCGTTCACCATTGGCAAAACGGTTATCCTCAGTTGCAAGGGCAGCCTGATTACGATGGGACTGGTCGTAGGCTCGTGGGTGGTCCTGGCTGTACTAGTAGTCATGGTCCGCACTTGGCTATTTTGGATTAG
- the LOC106293033 gene encoding jasmonate O-methyltransferase-like: MEVMRILHMNKGNGETSYAKNSTAQSNIISQGRRVLDETLKKLMMSSSEISSFGIADLGCSSGPNSLLSISNIVDTIQNLCPDLHRPVPELRVSLNDLPSNDFNYIFASLPEFYDRLKKKENSNKAALGFQRGGGPCFVSAVPGSFYGRLFPCRSLHFVHSSSSLHWLSQVPCGEMNNEDGVVITTNLDNRGKIYISKTSPESVQKAYALQFQTDFSAFLRSRSEELVPGGRMVLSFLGRSSPDPTTEEACFQWELLAQALMSMANEGIIEEENIDAFNAPYYAASSEELKIAIEKEGSFSIDRLEIIPVDWEGGSISEKSYDIVHSKPESLTSGRRVARTIRAVVEPMLEPTFGQNVMDELFERYAKIVGEYLYVSSPRYALIIVSLVRMS, translated from the exons CATAATATCTCAAGGCAGAAGAGTATTGGACGAGACCTTGAAGAAGCTAATGATGAGCAGTTCTGAAATTTCGAGCTTTGGGATCGCCGACTTAGGCTGCTCCTCCGGTCCCAACAGTCTATTGTCCATCTCCAATATCGTAGACACAATCCAAAACTTGTGTCCTGACCTCCACCGTCCTGTCCCTGAGCTAAGAGTCTCTCTCAACGACCTTCCTAGCAATGACTTCAACTACATCTTTGCGTCTTTGCCAGAGTTTTACGACCGGCTTAAGAAGAAAGAAAATAGTAATAAGGCGGCTTTAGGTTTTCAGCGGGGAGGAGGACCGTGTTTTGTGTCGGCGGTTCCTGGATCTTTCTACGGGCGTTTGTTTCCTTGCAGGAGCCTTCACTTTGTTCATTCTTCTTCTAGTTTACACTGGCTGTCTCAG GTTCCATGTGGTGAGATGAACAACGAAGATGGGGTGGTCATAACAACTAATCTAGACAACAGGGGGAAGATATACATATCGAAGACAAGTCCTGAGAGTGTACAAAAGGCCTATGCTCTTCAGTTCCAAACCGATTTCTCCGCGTTTCTGAGATCGCGATCCGAGGAGTTGGTTCCTGGAGGCCGAATGGTTTTATCGTTCCTTGGTAGAAGCTCACCGGATCCTACAACCGAAGAAGCTTGCTTTCAGTGGGAGCTCCTAGCTCAAGCGCTTATGTCCATGGCCAATGAG GGTATCATTGAAGAAGAGAATATCGATGCTTTTAACGCTCCTTACTATGCTGCGAGCTCCGAAGAGTTGAAAATAGCGATAGAGAAAGAAGGCTCATTTTCGATTGATCGACTTGAGATAATTCCGGTTGACTGGGAAGGTGGGAGTATCAGCGAGAAGAGCTATGACATAGTACACTCCAAGCCCGAATCCCTAACTAGTGGACGACGAGTGGCTAGGACAATACGAGCCGTGGTAGAGCCGATGCTTGAACCTACATTTGGTCAAAACGTGATGGACGAACTTTTTGAAAGGTACGCAAAGATAGTGGGGGAATACTTGTATGTAAGCTCCCCTCGGTACGCTCTTATTATCGTTTCCCTCGTGAGAATGAGTTGA